A window from Mytilus galloprovincialis chromosome 8, xbMytGall1.hap1.1, whole genome shotgun sequence encodes these proteins:
- the LOC143084898 gene encoding serine/threonine-protein kinase Nek1-like isoform X7 — MEKYTKIKSIGEGAFGKALLVRDKSNGQQYVVKEIQMLRMKAKEREDARKEVSVLAQLHHPNIVRYRESFEEKGYLHIVMDFCEKGDLYHKISSQRGILFPEDQVMDWFVQISLAIKYVHDRKILHRDIKTQNIFVTASGLVQLGDFGIAKVLGSTVELARTCIGTPYYLSPEICENRPYNNKSDVWSLGCVLYEIATLKHAFEAGNMKNLVLKIIRGSYPPISPKYSYDLRGLIAKLFKRTPKDRPSVNSVLKMPFVQRRVPKFLTDEQIADEFSHTIMHGHKLGHKVRAAPSPSPASRPPSANRPPSANRPPSAGIKRPLPARPTPAAAPKKYNPANIYGAPIARKSNERSQDRRRPGSGSGQRPQNSQDLLKKKNEFIEKEKKRRDEIQKAAIEKKHRDLIEKQKANRMNKAREEGWKQVLGYSDDSQNSKESSEGNQGQIKWPAQKPAAQNNQPNNRGGAAYMAAPRQQQAVPKWNRAGEGPRGPAANPIQQAEENRQKGADAAERARIVGDFIQRKQEAEANRRRGNAELFGGAAPYESPRNVPPSPSPMRDDGRPSSADSRRKEEEEYLERLKKIRQANYNERRNDKNNEAEVRKKKIEALRQQADDKARQLKEQLERQRREMVQKEERMRNHQAQRYAQGKDRPGSAPPVAKPVPAVGITGVLKAIGSEPAIPEPVQSPPGIGMTGALKAIGAQNSPEERPKSALQLKRDEVLKGVNQRGPPRAGWGALDEKPAFEIKEEEEPESSRSRWGDKIDDRLKGLPLQETASAMEATSARDQVILNPSDIAADAARRQWGRPGSTVMNALKDIPIMEGSSTMSSDKSDDSVPSSVTSTDTEVKPGIGETITVTKTPIQKGTITISSTETKENITRPEIEIPSKPSESPDHEVNQSKSEPTIASSPDQKSTQSDTEKEPEKSSSEGQLSKPPVATKSVLNKPPLPSKPKPADKPLVLPKPTILTKPESPLVFAKQGDVPQTKNEVGVGSLFSKVELEETDQNKTEGGKDNLVLEEVQDDTPRDKVEEDTPKDTVQDDVPKDKDGKPKTGLAVALTTGHFDIRNTGMLRTCSEPDLSKLSQKDVIKIERRSLELERLKEDDDDDDDDEEETNENKDKDDGENEEEEDDVDEEEYEELMSVRETMASLLLRECSTDDDGSNKGDTHKFRLSAASNKENDIAEENSDKNEDEEDEENKEDENNEEEKGDDNEEEENGDDGDVNNYAEALEDAEYKDDSALFESDESDVDTQFGDDDEDFDLFSRLEESRAELEGQLGCDKFLKVYKTVQALQEDEDENIEDGAKLAMNMLGKDQEHLYPKIFQLVMADAAFTEGQRQKMESQQ, encoded by the exons GTTTCAGTACTGGCCCAGTTACATCACCCAAATATTGTACGATACAGAGAATCTTTTGAAG aaaaGGGGTATTTACATATTGTTATGGACTTTTGTGAGAAAG GTGACCTTTATCATAAGATCAGCAGCCAGAGAGGCATCCTTTTCCCTGAAGACCAG GTAATGGATTGGTTTGTACAGATATCACTTGCCATAAAGTATGTCCACGACAGGAAAATTCTTCACAGAGATATCAAGACACAG AATATATTTGTGACAGCAAGTGGACTTGTTCAGCTTGGAGATTTTGGCATTGCTAAAGTTTTAGGAag cacTGTTGAATTAGCCAGGACATGTATAGGAACACCATATTATCTGTCACCTGAAATATGTGAAAACAGGCCATATAATAATAAAAG TGATGTCTGGTCCCTTGGTTGTGTTTTATATGAGATAGCCACATTAAAGCATGCA tttGAAGctggaaatatgaaaaatcttgtATTAAAAATTATAAG AGGTTCATATCCACCCATATCACCAAAGTACAGCTATGATTTACGAGGGCTGATAGCTAAATTATTTAAAAGAACACCAAA AGACAGACCATCAGTAAATTCTGTATTAAAGATGCCATTTGTTCAAAGAAGAGTCCCCAAATTCTTAACTGATGAA CAAATAGCAGATGAGTTCAGTCATACAATCATGCACGGTCACAAACTGGGCCACAAAGTTAGAGCAGCTCCCAGTCCTAGTCCTGCCTCCAGACCTCCATCAGCCAACAGACCTCCATCAGCCAATAGACCACCATCAG CTGGTATTAAACGACCTCTTCCTGCTAGACCTACCCCTGCTGCTGCTCCTAAGAAATACAATCCAGCTAATATATATGGTGCTCCAATAGCTAGGAAATCTAATGAAAG ATCACAAGACAGGAGAAGACCTGGAAGTGGGAGTGGTCAAAGGCCTCAAAACAGTCAG gacCTGctcaagaaaaaaaatgaatttatagaaaaagaaaagaaaaggagGGATGAAATACAAAAG GCAGCAATTGAGAAGAAACACAGGGATCTTATTGAGAAACAGAAG GCGAATAGAATGAACAAAGCTCGGGAGGAAGGCTGGAAACAAGTTTTAGGATATTCTGATGATAGCCAG AATAGCAAAGAAAGTAGTGAAGGTAATCAGGGACAGATTAAATGGCCAGCACAGAAG CCAGCAGCACAGAATAATCAGCCAAATAATAGAG GTGGAGCTGCATACATGGCAGCACCTAGACAACAACAGGCTGTTCCTAAATGGAACCGTGCTGGGGAAGGACCAAGGGGTCCTGCTGCCAACCCCATACAACAGGCCGAAGAAAAtag GCAAAAGGGTGCTGATGCTGCTGAGAGAGCCAGAATTGTTGGTGATTTTATTCAAAGGAAACAAGAAGCTGAAGCAAATAGAAGGAGAGGAAATGCTGAATTGTTTGGG ggAGCTGCACCATACGAGTCCCCAAGGAATGTACCCCCCTCACCTTCACCGATGAGAGATGATGGCAGACCTTCATCTGCTGATTCTAGGAGAAAAGAAGAAGAG GAGTATTTAGAAAGACTGAAAAAGATCAGACAAGCTAATTATAATGAAAGAAGAAATGATAAG AATAACGAAGCAGAAGTTAGGAAAAAGAAAATTGAAGCTTTAAGA CAACAAGCTGATGACAAAGCTAGACAGTTAAAGGAACAATTAGAGAGACAGAGGAGAGAAATGGTACAGAAAGAAGAAAGAATGAGGAATCATCAG GCACAAAGATATGCACAAGGAAAAGACAG ACCAGGTTCAGCTCCTCCAGTTGCCAAGCCAGTTCCAGCTGTTGGTATTACAGGAGTTCTGAAGGCTATTGGTTCAGAGCCTGCTATACCAGAGCCTGTACAATCTCCCCCAGGGATAGGAATGACTGGTGCCCTCAAGGCTATTGGAGCACAGAACTCACCAGAGGAAAGACCTAA AAGTGCATTACAGCTTAAAAGGGACGAGGTTCTAAAGGGAGTTAATCAAAGG gGTCCACCAAGAGCTGGATGGGGAGCTCTAGATGAAAAACCTGCCTTTGAAATAAAAGAAGAGGAAGAACCTGAAAGTTCAAGGTCAAGATGGGGTGACAAGATAGACGACAGACTTAAAGGACTCCCACTTCAGGAAACAGCATCTGCTATGGAAG CCACCAGTGCCAGAGACCAGGTTATCCTGAATCCAAGTGATATAGCAGCTGATGCAGCTAGGAGACAGTGGGGCAGACCTGGGAGTACAGTCATGAATGCTCTTAAAGATATACCTATCATGGAGGGAAGCAGTACCATGTCCAGTGATAAGTCAG atGACAGTGTTCCCTCTTCAGTAACTTCAACAGACACAGAAGTAAAGCCAGGTATTGGTGAAACCATAACAGTAACAAAAACACCTATTCAAAAAGGCACAATAACAATATCATCCACAGAGACAAAGGAAAATATAACCAGACCTG AAATAGAAATTCCATCAAAGCCATCTGAATCACCTGATCATGAagtcaaccaatcaaaatcagAACCTACAATAGCATCATCACCTGACCAGAAATCTACACAATCTGACACAGAAAAGGAACCAGAAAAATCCAGTTCTGAAGGACAGTTGTCTAAGCCTCCAGTAGCTACTAAATCAGTATTAAATAAGCCTCCCTTGCCATCCAAACCTAAACCTGCTGATAAACCATTGGTATTACCTAAACCAACAATATTAACTAAACCAGAATCTCCATTAGTATTTG CCAAACAAGGTGATGTACCACAGACTAAGAATGAAGTAGGTGTCGGATCATTGTTCAGTAAAGTAGAACTTGAGGAGACAGATCAGAACAAAACAGAGGGGGGCAAAGATAATCTAGTCCTTGAGGAAGTTCAAGATGATACACCGAGAGATAAAGTTGAAGAAGATACACCAAAAGATACAGTTCAAGATGATGTACCAAAAGATAAAGA TGGTAAACCAAAGACAGGACTAGCTGTGGCATTGACCACTGGTCATTTTGATATCAGGAATACAGGG ATGTTAAGAACATGTTCAGAACCAGATCTGAGTAAACTGTCACAAAAAGATGTCATAAAAATAGAAAGAAGAAGTCTAGAGTTAGAAAGACTTAAAGAg gatgatgatgatgatgatgatgatgaagaggaaaccaatgaaaataaagataaagatgATGGAGAgaatgaagaagaagaagatgatgT TGATGAGGAAGAATATGAAGAATTGATGAGTGTACGGGAAACAATGGCTAGTCTTTTACTGAGGGAATGTAGCACAG ATGATGATGGTTCAAACAAAGGAGACACACACAAATTCAGATTGTCTGCAGCAAGCAATAAAGAGAACGACATTGCAGAGGAAAACAGTGATAAAAATGAGGATGAAGAAGATGAAGAAAACAAGGAAGATGAAAATAATGAAGAGGAGAAGGGAGATGAcaatgaagaagaagaaaatggAGATGATGGTGATGTTAATAATTACGCTGAGGCTCTAGAAGATGCTGAATATAAAGATGATAGTGCATTGTTTGAGTCAG ATGAGAGTGATGTTGATACACAGTTTGGAGATGACGATGAagattttgatttgttttctcgGTTAGAAGAGTCTCGAGCAGAGTTAGAAGGTCAACTTGGTTGTGATAAATTtctaaaagtatataaaacagtacAG GCTCTTCAAGAAGATGAAGATGAGAATATAGAAGATGGGGCTAAGTTAGCCATGAACATGTTAGGCAAAGATCAAGAACATTTATATCCTAAAATATTCCAACTAGTCATGGCTGATGCTGCATTTACTGAAG GACAGCGACAGAAAATGGAATCACa ACAATGA
- the LOC143084898 gene encoding serine/threonine-protein kinase Nek1-like isoform X4: MEKYTKIKSIGEGAFGKALLVRDKSNGQQYVVKEIQMLRMKAKEREDARKEVSVLAQLHHPNIVRYRESFEEKGYLHIVMDFCEKGDLYHKISSQRGILFPEDQVMDWFVQISLAIKYVHDRKILHRDIKTQNIFVTASGLVQLGDFGIAKVLGSTVELARTCIGTPYYLSPEICENRPYNNKSDVWSLGCVLYEIATLKHAFEAGNMKNLVLKIIRGSYPPISPKYSYDLRGLIAKLFKRTPKDRPSVNSVLKMPFVQRRVPKFLTDEQIADEFSHTIMHGHKLGHKVRAAPSPSPASRPPSANRPPSANRPPSAGIKRPLPARPTPAAAPKKYNPANIYGAPIARKSNERSQDRRRPGSGSGQRPQNSQDLLKKKNEFIEKEKKRRDEIQKAAIEKKHRDLIEKQKANRMNKAREEGWKQVLGYSDDSQNSKESSEGNQGQIKWPAQKPAAQNNQPNNRGDYADYHAYLDKLDRDRNNRQNAPGGAAYMAAPRQQQAVPKWNRAGEGPRGPAANPIQQAEENRQKGADAAERARIVGDFIQRKQEAEANRRRGNAELFGGAAPYESPRNVPPSPSPMRDDGRPSSADSRRKEEEEYLERLKKIRQANYNERRNDKNNEAEVRKKKIEALRQQADDKARQLKEQLERQRREMVQKEERMRNHQAQRYAQGKDRPGSAPPVAKPVPAVGITGVLKAIGSEPAIPEPVQSPPGIGMTGALKAIGAQNSPEERPKSALQLKRDEVLKGVNQRGPPRAGWGALDEKPAFEIKEEEEPESSRSRWGDKIDDRLKGLPLQETASAMEATSARDQVILNPSDIAADAARRQWGRPGSTVMNALKDIPIMEGSSTMSSDKSDDSVPSSVTSTDTEVKPGIGETITVTKTPIQKGTITISSTETKENITRPEIEIPSKPSESPDHEVNQSKSEPTIASSPDQKSTQSDTEKEPEKSSSEGQLSKPPVATKSVLNKPPLPSKPKPADKPLVLPKPTILTKPESPLVFAKQGDVPQTKNEVGVGSLFSKVELEETDQNKTEGGKDNLVLEEVQDDTPRDKVEEDTPKDTVQDDVPKDKDGKPKTGLAVALTTGHFDIRNTGMLRTCSEPDLSKLSQKDVIKIERRSLELERLKEDDDDDEEETNENKDKDDGENEEEEDDVDEEEYEELMSVRETMASLLLRECSTDDDGSNKGDTHKFRLSAASNKENDIAEENSDKNEDEEDEENKEDENNEEEKGDDNEEEENGDDGDVNNYAEALEDAEYKDDSALFESDESDVDTQFGDDDEDFDLFSRLEESRAELEGQLGCDKFLKVYKTVQALQEDEDENIEDGAKLAMNMLGKDQEHLYPKIFQLVMADAAFTEGQRQKMESQQ, encoded by the exons GTTTCAGTACTGGCCCAGTTACATCACCCAAATATTGTACGATACAGAGAATCTTTTGAAG aaaaGGGGTATTTACATATTGTTATGGACTTTTGTGAGAAAG GTGACCTTTATCATAAGATCAGCAGCCAGAGAGGCATCCTTTTCCCTGAAGACCAG GTAATGGATTGGTTTGTACAGATATCACTTGCCATAAAGTATGTCCACGACAGGAAAATTCTTCACAGAGATATCAAGACACAG AATATATTTGTGACAGCAAGTGGACTTGTTCAGCTTGGAGATTTTGGCATTGCTAAAGTTTTAGGAag cacTGTTGAATTAGCCAGGACATGTATAGGAACACCATATTATCTGTCACCTGAAATATGTGAAAACAGGCCATATAATAATAAAAG TGATGTCTGGTCCCTTGGTTGTGTTTTATATGAGATAGCCACATTAAAGCATGCA tttGAAGctggaaatatgaaaaatcttgtATTAAAAATTATAAG AGGTTCATATCCACCCATATCACCAAAGTACAGCTATGATTTACGAGGGCTGATAGCTAAATTATTTAAAAGAACACCAAA AGACAGACCATCAGTAAATTCTGTATTAAAGATGCCATTTGTTCAAAGAAGAGTCCCCAAATTCTTAACTGATGAA CAAATAGCAGATGAGTTCAGTCATACAATCATGCACGGTCACAAACTGGGCCACAAAGTTAGAGCAGCTCCCAGTCCTAGTCCTGCCTCCAGACCTCCATCAGCCAACAGACCTCCATCAGCCAATAGACCACCATCAG CTGGTATTAAACGACCTCTTCCTGCTAGACCTACCCCTGCTGCTGCTCCTAAGAAATACAATCCAGCTAATATATATGGTGCTCCAATAGCTAGGAAATCTAATGAAAG ATCACAAGACAGGAGAAGACCTGGAAGTGGGAGTGGTCAAAGGCCTCAAAACAGTCAG gacCTGctcaagaaaaaaaatgaatttatagaaaaagaaaagaaaaggagGGATGAAATACAAAAG GCAGCAATTGAGAAGAAACACAGGGATCTTATTGAGAAACAGAAG GCGAATAGAATGAACAAAGCTCGGGAGGAAGGCTGGAAACAAGTTTTAGGATATTCTGATGATAGCCAG AATAGCAAAGAAAGTAGTGAAGGTAATCAGGGACAGATTAAATGGCCAGCACAGAAG CCAGCAGCACAGAATAATCAGCCAAATAATAGAGGTGATTATGCTGATTATCATGCTTACTTAGATAAGTTAGACAGAGACAGAAATAACAGACAAAACGCTCCAG GTGGAGCTGCATACATGGCAGCACCTAGACAACAACAGGCTGTTCCTAAATGGAACCGTGCTGGGGAAGGACCAAGGGGTCCTGCTGCCAACCCCATACAACAGGCCGAAGAAAAtag GCAAAAGGGTGCTGATGCTGCTGAGAGAGCCAGAATTGTTGGTGATTTTATTCAAAGGAAACAAGAAGCTGAAGCAAATAGAAGGAGAGGAAATGCTGAATTGTTTGGG ggAGCTGCACCATACGAGTCCCCAAGGAATGTACCCCCCTCACCTTCACCGATGAGAGATGATGGCAGACCTTCATCTGCTGATTCTAGGAGAAAAGAAGAAGAG GAGTATTTAGAAAGACTGAAAAAGATCAGACAAGCTAATTATAATGAAAGAAGAAATGATAAG AATAACGAAGCAGAAGTTAGGAAAAAGAAAATTGAAGCTTTAAGA CAACAAGCTGATGACAAAGCTAGACAGTTAAAGGAACAATTAGAGAGACAGAGGAGAGAAATGGTACAGAAAGAAGAAAGAATGAGGAATCATCAG GCACAAAGATATGCACAAGGAAAAGACAG ACCAGGTTCAGCTCCTCCAGTTGCCAAGCCAGTTCCAGCTGTTGGTATTACAGGAGTTCTGAAGGCTATTGGTTCAGAGCCTGCTATACCAGAGCCTGTACAATCTCCCCCAGGGATAGGAATGACTGGTGCCCTCAAGGCTATTGGAGCACAGAACTCACCAGAGGAAAGACCTAA AAGTGCATTACAGCTTAAAAGGGACGAGGTTCTAAAGGGAGTTAATCAAAGG gGTCCACCAAGAGCTGGATGGGGAGCTCTAGATGAAAAACCTGCCTTTGAAATAAAAGAAGAGGAAGAACCTGAAAGTTCAAGGTCAAGATGGGGTGACAAGATAGACGACAGACTTAAAGGACTCCCACTTCAGGAAACAGCATCTGCTATGGAAG CCACCAGTGCCAGAGACCAGGTTATCCTGAATCCAAGTGATATAGCAGCTGATGCAGCTAGGAGACAGTGGGGCAGACCTGGGAGTACAGTCATGAATGCTCTTAAAGATATACCTATCATGGAGGGAAGCAGTACCATGTCCAGTGATAAGTCAG atGACAGTGTTCCCTCTTCAGTAACTTCAACAGACACAGAAGTAAAGCCAGGTATTGGTGAAACCATAACAGTAACAAAAACACCTATTCAAAAAGGCACAATAACAATATCATCCACAGAGACAAAGGAAAATATAACCAGACCTG AAATAGAAATTCCATCAAAGCCATCTGAATCACCTGATCATGAagtcaaccaatcaaaatcagAACCTACAATAGCATCATCACCTGACCAGAAATCTACACAATCTGACACAGAAAAGGAACCAGAAAAATCCAGTTCTGAAGGACAGTTGTCTAAGCCTCCAGTAGCTACTAAATCAGTATTAAATAAGCCTCCCTTGCCATCCAAACCTAAACCTGCTGATAAACCATTGGTATTACCTAAACCAACAATATTAACTAAACCAGAATCTCCATTAGTATTTG CCAAACAAGGTGATGTACCACAGACTAAGAATGAAGTAGGTGTCGGATCATTGTTCAGTAAAGTAGAACTTGAGGAGACAGATCAGAACAAAACAGAGGGGGGCAAAGATAATCTAGTCCTTGAGGAAGTTCAAGATGATACACCGAGAGATAAAGTTGAAGAAGATACACCAAAAGATACAGTTCAAGATGATGTACCAAAAGATAAAGA TGGTAAACCAAAGACAGGACTAGCTGTGGCATTGACCACTGGTCATTTTGATATCAGGAATACAGGG ATGTTAAGAACATGTTCAGAACCAGATCTGAGTAAACTGTCACAAAAAGATGTCATAAAAATAGAAAGAAGAAGTCTAGAGTTAGAAAGACTTAAAGAg gatgatgatgatgatgaagaggaaaccaatgaaaataaagataaagatgATGGAGAgaatgaagaagaagaagatgatgT TGATGAGGAAGAATATGAAGAATTGATGAGTGTACGGGAAACAATGGCTAGTCTTTTACTGAGGGAATGTAGCACAG ATGATGATGGTTCAAACAAAGGAGACACACACAAATTCAGATTGTCTGCAGCAAGCAATAAAGAGAACGACATTGCAGAGGAAAACAGTGATAAAAATGAGGATGAAGAAGATGAAGAAAACAAGGAAGATGAAAATAATGAAGAGGAGAAGGGAGATGAcaatgaagaagaagaaaatggAGATGATGGTGATGTTAATAATTACGCTGAGGCTCTAGAAGATGCTGAATATAAAGATGATAGTGCATTGTTTGAGTCAG ATGAGAGTGATGTTGATACACAGTTTGGAGATGACGATGAagattttgatttgttttctcgGTTAGAAGAGTCTCGAGCAGAGTTAGAAGGTCAACTTGGTTGTGATAAATTtctaaaagtatataaaacagtacAG GCTCTTCAAGAAGATGAAGATGAGAATATAGAAGATGGGGCTAAGTTAGCCATGAACATGTTAGGCAAAGATCAAGAACATTTATATCCTAAAATATTCCAACTAGTCATGGCTGATGCTGCATTTACTGAAG GACAGCGACAGAAAATGGAATCACa ACAATGA